Proteins from a genomic interval of Syngnathoides biaculeatus isolate LvHL_M chromosome 23, ASM1980259v1, whole genome shotgun sequence:
- the heca gene encoding headcase protein homolog, producing the protein MKKKMPNQKNNKGKKSKRTNSSGDEQENGACAAATGGAAAVAAAAAAAVAAAAPGSERSTEVQCATPLGCSLGRPIDLEKDDYQRIQCNNELCPYGNWMHLQCFYEWESSILVQFNCIGRARSWNEKQCRQNMWTKKGYDLAFRFCSCRCGQGHLKKDTDWYQVKRMQDERKKKPSERSTGRTGSCGGASGSGDSVFEDPRKNKLSGGVGKTAHRVSSQELPRRQSVDRQNSVERGAAGLFPLGPPLKSPCDSPGLSPPTGFSFTPTSVLGSSGVGSGFRGSRQLGEFLKNAVHMDVQRKHLLVGGALIRASGCVPHLDPAAVLPLPMAFTLPLHHRLASGSLGDGTIPQPVQFLRRLDLSELLTHIPRHKLNTYHVRMEDDAQAGQGEELRRFILSTLSASQRNVVNCALCHQTLPVFEQFPLVDGTMFLSPSRHDEIEYDVPCHLQGRLMHLYAICVDCLEGVHKIVCIKCKSRWDGSWHQLGTMYTYDILAASPCCQARLNCKHCGKPVVDVRVGMQYFSEYSNVQQCPHCGNLDYHFVKPFSSYKVLEAY; encoded by the exons atgaaaaaaaaaatgcccaaccAGAAGAACAACAAGGGGAAGAAGAGCAAACGTACCAACAGTAGTGGAGATGAACAGGAAAATGGAGCCTGTGCGGCCGCAACAGGAGGCGCGGCCGcggttgctgctgctgctgctgctgctgttgctgctgctgcgccCGGGAGCGAGCGTTCGACTG AGGTCCAGTGTGCCACCCCTCTGGGCTGCAGCTTGGGCCGGCCCATCGACCTGGAAAAGGATGACTACCAGAGGATCCAATGCAACAATGAGCTCTGTCCTTACGGAAACTGGATGCATCTGCAGTGTTTCTACGAATGGGAGAGCTCCATTCTGGTACAGTTCAACTGCATCGGCCGTGCACGCTCGTGGAATGAGAAGCAGTGTCGGCAAAACATGTGGACCAAGAAAGGGTATGACCTGGCTTTTAGGTTTTGCTCCTGCCGTTGCGGCCAGGGTCATCTGAAAAAAGACACGGACTGGTATCAGGTGAAGCGCATGCAGGACGAACGGAAAAAGAAGCCATCTGAGAGGAGCACTGGGAGGACGGGGTCCTGTGGAGGGGCTTCTGGGTCTGGGGACAGTGTGTTTGAGGACCCCAGGAAAAACAAGTTATCGGGAGGAGTAGGTAAAACTGCGCACAGAGTATCAAGTCAGGAACTACCACGAAGACAATCAGTGGACCGGCAGAACTCAGTTGAGAGAGGAGCAGCAGGTCTCTTTCCTTTAGGGCCTCCTTTGAAGTCTCCATGTGACTCCCCAGGACTCTCTCCTCCAACTGGTTTCTCCTTCACACCCACCTCTGTCCTCGGATCTAGCGGAGTTGGCTCAGGTTTTCGGGGTTCCCGTCAATTGGGAGAATTCCTCAAAAACGCAGTCCACATGGACGTGCAACGGAAGCATCTTTTAGTCGGGGGAGCCCTCATCCGAGCCTCTGGTTGCGTTCCTCACCTTGACCCCGCTGCTGTTCTACCCCTGCCGATGGCCTTCACTCTCCCTCTCCATCACAGACTCGCCTCTGGCAGCTTAGGGGACGGTACCATTCCTCAGCCAGTGCAGTTCCTGAGAAGGCTGGACCTCTCAGAGCTACTCACTCACATCCCTCGCCATAAACTCAACACCTACCATGTTCGAATGGAGGATGACGCCCAGGCAGGTCAAGGAGAAGAACTGCGCAG GTTCATCCTGTCCACACTCAGTGCAAGCCAGAGGAATGTGGTCAACTGTGCGCTGTGCCACCAAACCCTGCCAGTGTTCGAACAGTTTCCACTGGTGGATGGGACGATGTTTCTGAGCCCATCACGCCACGATGAGATTGAGTATGATGTTCCTTGCCACCTTCAAG GCAGGTTAATGCACCTCTATGCCATATGTGTGGATTGTCTAGAAGGTGTCCACAAAATCGTATGCATCAAGTGCAAGTCCCGCTGGGATGGGAGTTGGCACCAACTGGGTACCATGTACACCTATGACATCCTGGCTGCTTCACCTTGTTGTCAG